A genomic window from Desulfocurvibacter africanus subsp. africanus DSM 2603 includes:
- a CDS encoding four-helix bundle copper-binding protein yields the protein MFRARDMLEHHKAAGRMDRESLVRCIESCYECAQTCAMCADACLAEDEVKRLARCIRLDLDCMDICVATGNALSRQVGLEPTIQRAQVEACMEACRVCADECDKHAKMHEHCRICSEMCDTCKNACKVLLGNLEAKAA from the coding sequence ATGTTCAGAGCCCGCGATATGCTTGAGCACCACAAGGCTGCCGGCCGCATGGACCGCGAGAGTCTGGTTCGCTGCATCGAGTCCTGCTACGAGTGCGCCCAGACCTGCGCCATGTGCGCCGACGCCTGCCTAGCCGAGGACGAGGTCAAACGCCTGGCCCGCTGCATCCGTCTTGATTTGGATTGCATGGACATCTGCGTGGCCACGGGCAACGCCCTGTCGCGCCAGGTCGGCTTGGAGCCAACGATCCAGCGTGCACAAGTCGAGGCCTGCATGGAGGCCTGCCGCGTGTGCGCCGACGAGTGCGACAAGCACGCCAAGATGCACGAGCACTGCCGCATCTGCTCCGAGATGTGCGACACATGCAAAAACGCCTGCAAGGTCCTGCTGGGCAACCTCGAGGCCAAGGCCGCTTGA
- a CDS encoding sensor domain-containing diguanylate cyclase — MSPISKECSQELDKPRGQYAQDLKRSFREIRRAFDIFLNEPQQESLEAILGRVTELAASSASLGFADVSAVAMTLELKLAACLGRGGMPGEDEYRSFRHLLASLEHTIESQQRAGPSFIIRPLAKIEPRPLKQRVEEVLVVSEDARHASWLASQVASFGYPARHAATVKDAAALIATIRPAALVLDCAMLESCLDLVSTPQAQGDEYHGAPLLVVTGPDELNERLAAARAGATAYFTRPVNVAALVDKLDTLLSSAMSEPYRIMIVDDDRTLSRVYELVFQEKGWVTYVVNDPMQLLEPLTDFNPDIILMDLYMPGVDGTEMAAVLRQFEKYVSIPIVYLSMEEDVSKQLSAVSLGADDFLSKTMRPDHLVAAIQSRVRRYRVLRSMLTRDSLTNLLNHTSLKIRLESECSRARRIGARLAFAMIDLDHFKNVNDTYGHLVGDKVLKILAKVLKQRLRVSDVVGRYGGEEFAVILLDIDDRDHAAELLDRIRAAFADMDQSADGATFRVTFSCGIATFPEFPDAHTLADAADRALYEGKRLGRNRVVLASADKE; from the coding sequence ATGTCTCCGATCAGCAAAGAATGCTCCCAAGAGTTGGATAAGCCCAGGGGTCAGTACGCCCAGGATCTCAAGCGATCCTTCCGGGAAATCCGGCGCGCCTTCGATATATTCCTGAATGAGCCCCAACAGGAATCCCTGGAGGCCATTCTGGGAAGGGTGACCGAACTGGCCGCGTCCAGCGCCAGCCTGGGCTTTGCCGACGTGAGCGCCGTGGCCATGACCTTGGAACTCAAGCTCGCGGCCTGTCTGGGACGCGGCGGCATGCCCGGCGAGGACGAATACCGCTCCTTCCGCCACCTGCTGGCCAGCCTGGAGCACACCATCGAGTCCCAGCAGCGGGCCGGCCCTTCGTTCATCATACGGCCCCTGGCCAAAATCGAGCCCAGGCCGCTCAAGCAGCGCGTGGAAGAGGTTCTGGTGGTTTCCGAAGACGCCCGCCACGCCAGTTGGCTGGCCAGCCAAGTGGCCAGCTTCGGTTACCCCGCGCGACACGCCGCCACGGTCAAGGATGCCGCCGCGCTGATCGCCACCATTAGGCCTGCTGCCCTGGTGCTTGACTGCGCCATGCTGGAAAGCTGCCTGGACCTGGTCTCCACCCCGCAAGCCCAGGGCGATGAATACCATGGCGCTCCGCTGCTCGTGGTCACGGGCCCCGATGAATTGAACGAGCGGCTGGCCGCGGCAAGGGCCGGCGCCACGGCCTATTTCACCAGACCGGTCAACGTGGCGGCCTTGGTGGACAAGCTCGACACGCTGCTGTCCTCGGCCATGTCCGAACCCTACCGCATCATGATCGTGGACGACGACCGCACCTTGTCCAGGGTCTACGAACTGGTTTTCCAAGAGAAGGGCTGGGTGACCTATGTGGTCAACGATCCCATGCAGCTCCTGGAGCCTCTGACCGACTTCAACCCGGACATCATCCTCATGGACCTGTACATGCCCGGGGTCGACGGCACGGAAATGGCGGCGGTCCTGCGCCAGTTCGAAAAATACGTGTCCATCCCCATCGTCTACCTGTCCATGGAGGAGGACGTCTCCAAGCAGCTCTCGGCCGTCAGCCTGGGGGCGGACGATTTCCTGTCCAAGACCATGCGCCCGGACCACCTGGTGGCGGCCATCCAGAGCCGGGTGCGGCGCTATCGCGTATTGCGCTCCATGCTCACCCGCGACAGCCTGACCAACCTGCTCAACCACACGAGCCTCAAGATCCGCCTTGAATCCGAATGCAGCCGCGCTCGGCGCATCGGCGCGCGCCTGGCCTTCGCCATGATCGACCTGGACCACTTCAAGAACGTCAACGACACATACGGTCACCTCGTCGGCGACAAGGTGCTCAAGATCCTGGCCAAGGTCCTCAAGCAGCGGCTGCGCGTGTCGGACGTGGTAGGCCGCTACGGCGGCGAGGAATTCGCGGTCATCCTGCTGGACATCGACGACCGGGACCACGCGGCCGAACTGCTGGACAGGATCCGCGCGGCGTTCGCCGACATGGACCAGAGTGCGGACGGAGCCACGTTCCGAGTGACCTTCAGCTGCGGCATAGCCACCTTCCCCGAGTTCCCCGATGCCCACACCCTGGCCGACGCCGCGGATCGTGCCCTGTACGAGGGCAAGCGGCTTGGCCGCAACCGCGTGGTGCTCGCCTCGGCCGACAAAGAGTGA
- a CDS encoding choice-of-anchor Q domain-containing protein — MRRGSQVCLWLQLVGLAFLSALDLSSAPSAGAATWYVSTVDNGIFTGDSWSSSFISIQDALDAAQDGDFIWIRSGIYIIESPILVDKHVAIIGGFEGIENHPSERPSGFYSTVDVNGEGAGMRITKDAKLERLIIQNANTETLDLTWDPDIAKYLLGAAIYAENCSLEIHDCIIQDCIADEDGSGSIRANNCDLDISDCQILRCRGGGMWGEALGLYFENCTGNVVNLLVDDCFGGARVELGAVAFNRCTFRKIQGTRVYGPLFTFDGDHTVSESKFMGLVKGYCELIGSTIERSLFDDFTTVQAESSSIYNCAFTSSLRITNSRLVNCTHVLRVLSEPIYSFSAAGSSTIANSIIWPANFQDEANMQIDSGTVVTHSLIYGGFEGEGNLDADPLFVDPSSSNYSLQRESPCIDAGTEDIDDLPKTDMNGVRRVIGSAPDMGAYEYSRLPLGSLCPLILSGS; from the coding sequence ATGCGCAGAGGCTCTCAGGTCTGCCTGTGGCTTCAACTCGTTGGGCTTGCCTTTCTTTCAGCACTAGATTTATCCAGCGCCCCTTCTGCAGGGGCGGCAACGTGGTATGTTAGCACTGTCGATAACGGGATATTCACTGGCGATTCTTGGAGCAGTTCATTCATATCAATTCAAGATGCCCTGGATGCAGCTCAAGATGGAGATTTTATATGGATACGCTCTGGAATATATATTATTGAATCACCAATTCTAGTTGATAAGCATGTCGCCATCATTGGCGGGTTCGAAGGCATTGAAAATCATCCGAGCGAAAGGCCATCTGGTTTTTATTCCACTGTGGATGTAAATGGCGAAGGTGCTGGCATGAGGATAACCAAAGATGCAAAACTCGAGAGACTTATTATACAAAATGCCAATACCGAAACATTGGATCTTACCTGGGATCCTGACATAGCAAAGTATTTGCTAGGCGCAGCCATTTACGCGGAGAACTGTTCACTGGAAATACATGACTGCATCATTCAGGACTGCATTGCCGATGAAGATGGAAGCGGTTCCATCCGAGCCAATAATTGCGACTTGGATATAAGCGATTGTCAGATATTAAGATGTCGCGGGGGCGGGATGTGGGGGGAAGCGCTAGGGCTCTATTTTGAAAATTGCACGGGCAACGTGGTGAATCTTCTGGTTGATGACTGCTTCGGAGGTGCGCGCGTTGAACTAGGGGCCGTAGCTTTCAATCGGTGCACATTTAGAAAAATACAAGGAACGCGCGTTTACGGGCCTTTGTTTACTTTCGATGGTGATCACACGGTCAGCGAGTCTAAATTCATGGGTTTAGTCAAGGGGTATTGTGAGTTAATAGGATCAACCATTGAACGTTCACTTTTCGATGACTTTACAACTGTGCAGGCAGAAAGCTCTTCCATTTACAATTGCGCGTTTACCAGTTCCTTGCGTATCACTAATTCAAGGTTGGTAAACTGTACGCATGTCCTGAGGGTTCTTTCCGAACCGATTTATTCGTTCTCTGCTGCCGGGAGTTCTACAATTGCAAACAGCATAATCTGGCCTGCAAACTTTCAGGATGAAGCAAACATGCAGATAGATTCTGGAACTGTCGTTACTCATTCATTGATATATGGCGGGTTCGAAGGTGAAGGCAACTTGGATGCAGACCCGCTGTTCGTTGATCCATCCAGTTCTAATTACAGTTTGCAGCGAGAGTCGCCTTGCATAGACGCTGGAACTGAAGATATCGACGATCTCCCCAAGACGGATATGAATGGAGTTCGAAGAGTCATTGGATCGGCCCCTGATATGGGCGCATATGAGTACTCCAGGCTTCCTCTTGGCTCATTGTGCCCGCTTATTCTCTCCGGCTCATGA
- a CDS encoding diguanylate cyclase — MTAQFPSQQVTPCRREMEREKRQKRYAADLRGKLGELRNVWDAYGERPDAQLLRSTHGWLRLLTGLTALTGRENAANLALRAADKLATYLDTTLSPAADIAQKVDALLEELARELGLPRSEHPTRLSEIAAGEFCPMARTNDIYVYDSDSRAAKELAGQLEGFGYSLRIFPDMLALQDMVMEVLPAAVILDSPVREGRMHELICVIGETSLVESCVPVLVVSGRDDLLLRLLAVRCGASAFLTKPVNPAALVDKLDALIAGPGREPYRILVVDDDRQAAERTAQALSNRGWQPLIMGNPLQALERMTEFRPDLILMDLYMPECSGMELAEVIRQKDEHIGLPIVFLSSCGDMATRMAAMIRGGDDILPKDMDPIMLVRALEGRLGRSRDMRRLMDRDSLTGLVNHTNIKLRLASELSRTQRQRATLALAMIDLDRFKSVNDTYGHLTGDLVLKSLAKTLKRRLRKVDIVGRYGGEEFAVILVDVQGEREALAIMDSIRKGFARIRHRGGDREFSVTFSCGLALSSGGHSAEELCQAADRAMYKAKELGRNRIFVAG; from the coding sequence ATGACGGCGCAATTCCCAAGCCAGCAAGTCACGCCGTGCAGACGCGAGATGGAGCGCGAGAAGCGCCAGAAGCGCTACGCCGCCGACCTGCGCGGCAAGCTTGGCGAGCTTCGCAACGTCTGGGATGCCTACGGGGAGCGGCCGGACGCACAGCTCCTGCGCAGCACCCACGGCTGGCTGCGCCTGCTGACCGGCCTGACCGCGCTCACGGGTCGCGAAAACGCAGCGAACCTTGCTCTCCGCGCAGCGGACAAACTGGCCACGTACCTGGACACGACCCTGTCTCCGGCGGCCGATATTGCCCAGAAGGTCGACGCGTTGCTTGAAGAGCTCGCCCGTGAACTCGGCCTGCCGCGGTCGGAGCATCCTACCCGGCTCAGCGAGATTGCGGCCGGCGAATTCTGCCCCATGGCGCGCACGAACGACATCTACGTCTACGACTCGGACTCCCGGGCAGCCAAGGAATTGGCCGGCCAACTCGAAGGCTTCGGCTACAGCCTGCGCATCTTCCCGGACATGCTGGCCCTGCAGGATATGGTCATGGAGGTCCTGCCCGCGGCAGTCATCCTGGACAGCCCGGTGCGCGAGGGGCGCATGCACGAGCTCATATGTGTCATCGGCGAAACCAGCCTGGTGGAGAGCTGCGTGCCGGTGCTGGTAGTCTCGGGCCGCGACGATCTTCTGCTCCGGCTGCTGGCCGTGCGTTGCGGCGCGTCGGCCTTCCTTACCAAGCCCGTCAACCCGGCCGCGTTAGTGGACAAGCTGGACGCGCTCATAGCCGGACCAGGCCGCGAGCCCTACCGCATCCTGGTGGTGGATGACGACCGACAGGCCGCGGAACGCACGGCTCAAGCCTTGTCCAATCGCGGTTGGCAGCCGCTTATCATGGGTAATCCCTTGCAGGCCCTGGAGCGCATGACCGAATTCCGGCCCGATTTGATTCTCATGGACCTGTACATGCCCGAGTGCAGCGGCATGGAGTTGGCCGAGGTCATCCGCCAGAAGGACGAACACATAGGCCTGCCCATCGTCTTTCTTTCGTCCTGCGGCGACATGGCCACGCGCATGGCGGCCATGATCCGCGGCGGCGACGACATCCTGCCCAAGGACATGGACCCGATAATGCTGGTCAGGGCGTTGGAAGGGCGGCTTGGACGCTCGCGGGATATGCGCAGGCTCATGGATCGCGACAGCCTGACCGGGCTCGTGAACCACACGAACATCAAGCTCCGCCTGGCTTCCGAACTGTCCCGCACGCAGCGCCAGCGCGCCACGCTGGCCCTGGCCATGATAGACCTGGATCGCTTCAAGAGCGTCAACGACACCTACGGCCATCTCACCGGCGACCTGGTGCTCAAATCCCTGGCCAAGACCCTCAAACGACGCCTGCGCAAGGTCGACATCGTCGGCCGCTACGGCGGCGAGGAGTTCGCGGTCATCCTCGTGGACGTGCAGGGCGAGCGCGAAGCCCTGGCCATCATGGACTCGATCCGCAAGGGTTTCGCCCGCATCCGCCATCGCGGCGGCGATCGCGAGTTCAGTGTGACCTTCAGCTGCGGCCTGGCTCTGTCCTCGGGCGGTCACAGTGCCGAAGAGCTATGCCAAGCAGCGGACCGGGCCATGTACAAGGCCAAGGAGCTGGGACGCAACCGGATCTTTGTCGCCGGTTAG
- a CDS encoding M48 family metallopeptidase, whose protein sequence is MNIYFVVILAAILAAFALENLSRLLNARNLSPELPSEFQGVYDPDEYRRSQHYTRANQKLSALSDWLESPLLIAAIVLGWFNVLDQWLLSLGLPEIATGLLFMGVLALVSGILSLPFQVYNTFVIEERFGFNRTTPALFVKDRLKGLALSMLIGAPLLAALLWFFQTLGDWAWLAAWGLTAAVSLLLAAIGPTLILPLFNKFTPLEPGPLRERIEDFAHRQGFDLTGIFVMDGSRRSSKSNAFFTGLGKRKRIALFDTLLSRHDNDEILAVLAHEIGHSRLGHIKRMLAASVLKTGLLFGLMQVFIASPGLFAAFGMERMSVHAGLVFFLILYTPVSLVLSVLSGLLSRRHERQADAFAAATTGKPEAMARALKKLSVDNLSNLTPHPLHVFLHYSHPPVLERVRRLKSFRIKPGQTSS, encoded by the coding sequence ATGAACATATACTTTGTTGTCATCCTTGCAGCCATACTGGCCGCCTTCGCGCTGGAGAACCTCTCGCGCCTGCTCAACGCCCGCAATCTGTCGCCCGAGCTGCCGTCCGAATTCCAGGGCGTGTACGACCCGGACGAGTACCGCCGTTCCCAGCATTACACTCGGGCTAACCAGAAGCTCTCCGCCCTGTCGGACTGGCTGGAGAGCCCACTGCTTATAGCCGCCATCGTCCTGGGCTGGTTCAATGTCCTGGATCAGTGGCTGCTTTCCCTGGGTCTGCCCGAGATCGCCACGGGCCTGCTCTTCATGGGAGTCCTGGCCCTGGTCAGCGGGATACTGTCGCTACCATTCCAGGTATACAATACCTTTGTCATCGAGGAACGTTTCGGATTCAACAGAACCACACCAGCCCTGTTCGTCAAGGACAGGCTCAAGGGCCTGGCCCTATCCATGCTCATCGGCGCGCCGTTGCTGGCCGCGCTGCTGTGGTTCTTTCAGACCCTCGGCGACTGGGCCTGGCTGGCGGCCTGGGGTTTAACCGCTGCTGTTTCGCTCCTCCTCGCGGCCATCGGCCCCACGCTCATCCTGCCCCTGTTCAACAAGTTCACGCCGCTAGAGCCCGGTCCCCTGCGCGAGCGCATCGAGGACTTCGCGCACAGGCAGGGTTTCGACCTCACGGGCATTTTCGTCATGGATGGCTCGCGCCGCTCCAGCAAGTCCAACGCCTTCTTCACCGGCCTTGGCAAGCGCAAGCGCATCGCCTTGTTCGACACATTGCTCTCGCGCCACGACAACGACGAGATCCTGGCCGTGCTGGCCCACGAGATAGGGCATTCCAGGCTCGGCCACATCAAGCGCATGCTTGCGGCGTCCGTGCTCAAGACCGGCCTGCTCTTCGGGCTCATGCAAGTGTTCATCGCCAGCCCCGGTTTGTTCGCTGCCTTTGGCATGGAACGCATGAGCGTCCACGCCGGGCTGGTCTTTTTCCTTATCCTCTACACGCCCGTGTCGCTGGTTTTGTCGGTTCTCTCGGGACTGCTCAGCCGCCGCCATGAACGCCAAGCCGACGCCTTCGCCGCCGCCACCACCGGCAAGCCCGAGGCCATGGCCCGCGCCCTCAAGAAGCTCAGCGTGGACAACCTGAGCAACCTCACGCCGCACCCGCTGCACGTATTCCTGCACTACAGCCATCCGCCGGTGCTGGAGCGGGTGCGCAGACTGAAGAGTTTCCGAATTAAGCCCGGCCAAACGAGCAGCTAA
- a CDS encoding Mut7-C RNAse domain-containing protein, translated as MSAAIRFHGELAGLMGPAARAKGLAYPVDRRASIKDVIEALGVPHSEVYAIEVKDRAVDFGYLLEDGAQVDVHPAKPPVDVTKPTLLRPEPLPWTRFVVDVNVGRLANLLRILGLDAAFDNGWDDEAIADIAVTEGRIVLSRDRDLLKRAKVVHGRLMRAEHPEEQLREVLHLFGIQGPFALFSRCLRCNTPLEPVDKQAILHRLLPKTIKYYDVFSMCPSCGRIYWAGSHYEKVSERLRGLGLGPEGSMTDEERS; from the coding sequence GTGAGCGCGGCCATCCGCTTCCACGGCGAGCTGGCCGGACTCATGGGCCCGGCTGCGCGCGCCAAGGGGTTAGCATATCCTGTGGATCGGCGCGCGTCCATCAAGGACGTCATCGAGGCCCTCGGCGTGCCGCACAGCGAGGTCTATGCCATAGAGGTGAAAGACCGGGCCGTGGACTTCGGCTACCTGCTGGAGGACGGCGCGCAGGTTGACGTGCACCCGGCCAAGCCGCCCGTGGACGTGACCAAGCCCACGCTACTGCGTCCAGAGCCACTGCCTTGGACGCGTTTCGTGGTGGACGTGAACGTGGGCCGGCTGGCCAACCTGTTGCGCATCCTTGGCCTGGATGCCGCCTTCGATAACGGCTGGGATGACGAGGCCATTGCGGACATCGCCGTGACCGAAGGCCGTATCGTGCTTTCGCGCGACCGCGACCTGCTCAAGCGCGCCAAGGTCGTCCATGGCCGGCTCATGCGCGCCGAGCATCCCGAGGAGCAATTGCGCGAGGTCCTGCATTTGTTCGGCATCCAAGGGCCCTTTGCGCTCTTCTCGCGCTGTCTGCGCTGTAATACGCCGCTCGAGCCCGTGGACAAGCAGGCCATCCTGCACCGGCTGCTGCCCAAGACGATTAAGTACTACGACGTTTTTTCCATGTGCCCGTCCTGCGGGCGCATCTACTGGGCCGGCTCGCACTACGAAAAGGTCAGTGAGCGGCTGCGCGGCCTGGGCCTGGGGCCGGAGGGGAGCATGACGGACGAGGAGCGGAGCTAA
- a CDS encoding bifunctional nucleoside/nucleotide kinase/histidine phosphatase family protein, with protein sequence MNADTGKLYIIMVGLPAMGKSTVASKLKENFLGEGVAVEIFNNGDLRRAMLKENTSRPDFYDPDNQEGASKREHIALINIGRAKDYLASHGQVAILDATNVSRKRRRTIEAILKDHPLLFIECVNDDPEMLSASITRKTKLSEFAHLSPAEAYKSFERRISYYKHIHAPLGEEENYFVLDSLNNRILRERVCGRMPYFVKVRDLLVSDWVKNLFLLRHGETFFNLENRIGGDSKLTDTGMAQAKALARHFRTLHLPYVFTSTKRRTLETARPIANMQDRCEIITLPEFDEIDAGQCDGMRYEDIRENMPEVSKARAADKYNYVYPAGEGYATLKERVDRGIKKALYLSGNSDNIIIVGHQAVNRMILSHFLYRRTEDVPYIYIPQDRYFHIISTQNKKLFELRRY encoded by the coding sequence ATGAACGCTGACACGGGTAAACTGTACATCATAATGGTCGGCCTGCCGGCCATGGGCAAATCCACGGTGGCCTCCAAGCTCAAGGAGAACTTCCTGGGCGAAGGAGTGGCCGTTGAGATCTTCAACAACGGCGACTTGCGCCGCGCAATGCTCAAGGAGAACACCTCCAGGCCCGACTTCTACGACCCGGACAATCAGGAGGGCGCTTCAAAGCGCGAGCACATCGCGCTCATCAACATAGGAAGAGCCAAGGATTATCTGGCCAGCCACGGCCAAGTGGCCATCCTGGACGCCACCAACGTGAGCCGCAAGCGGCGGCGGACCATCGAGGCCATTCTGAAGGACCACCCCCTGCTGTTCATCGAGTGCGTCAACGACGATCCCGAAATGCTGTCAGCAAGCATCACGCGCAAGACCAAGCTGTCGGAGTTCGCCCACCTCTCGCCGGCCGAGGCTTACAAGAGCTTCGAGAGGCGTATCTCCTACTACAAGCACATCCATGCGCCGCTTGGGGAGGAGGAGAACTACTTCGTCCTGGACAGCCTGAACAACCGCATCCTGCGCGAGCGCGTCTGCGGCCGCATGCCCTACTTCGTCAAGGTGCGCGACCTGCTCGTGTCCGATTGGGTCAAGAATCTCTTCCTGCTGCGCCATGGCGAGACGTTCTTTAATCTGGAGAACCGCATCGGCGGCGATTCGAAGCTGACCGACACGGGCATGGCTCAGGCCAAGGCCCTGGCCCGCCATTTCCGCACCCTGCACTTGCCCTACGTGTTCACGAGCACCAAGCGCCGCACTCTGGAAACGGCCCGGCCCATCGCCAACATGCAGGACCGCTGCGAGATCATCACCCTTCCGGAGTTCGACGAAATCGACGCCGGCCAATGCGACGGCATGCGCTATGAAGATATCCGCGAGAACATGCCCGAGGTGTCCAAAGCCCGCGCCGCGGACAAATACAACTACGTCTACCCGGCGGGCGAGGGCTACGCGACCCTCAAGGAACGCGTGGACCGCGGCATCAAGAAAGCACTGTACCTGTCGGGCAACTCGGACAACATCATAATCGTAGGCCATCAGGCCGTGAACCGCATGATCCTGTCGCACTTCCTCTACCGCCGCACGGAGGACGTGCCCTACATCTACATCCCCCAGGACAGGTATTTCCATATTATCTCGACGCAGAACAAGAAGCTCTTCGAGCTGAGGAGGTACTGA
- a CDS encoding cache domain-containing protein produces the protein MIQGHKDRLQVATHSMALAIGQTLRDADTPEAQIEIIRWLVDPIRFEEDKSGYYFVYRGTMNVALPPKKELQGKDLGQNKDTNGIRYVHEMHRQAEAGGGFVTYIFAKPGMGDQPKLAYSEMIPGTDMWIGTGVYIDNVESQKATIQELDKVVQQNAAASEEMSSTSEELSSQAEQLQQTMTFFKIGAERSARAACPARLTATLAAPKAKLPARLNAGKTRHKKVTLSLDDASDLEFERF, from the coding sequence ATGATCCAGGGCCACAAGGACAGGTTGCAGGTGGCAACGCACTCCATGGCCCTGGCCATCGGCCAAACCCTGCGCGATGCCGACACCCCTGAAGCGCAGATCGAAATCATCCGCTGGCTCGTGGATCCCATCCGTTTCGAGGAGGATAAGTCCGGCTACTATTTCGTTTACAGAGGAACCATGAACGTGGCCCTCCCGCCCAAAAAAGAATTACAGGGCAAGGACCTCGGCCAGAACAAGGACACCAACGGCATCAGGTACGTGCACGAAATGCATCGCCAAGCCGAGGCCGGGGGCGGTTTCGTTACTTATATCTTCGCCAAGCCGGGCATGGGTGACCAGCCCAAGCTGGCCTACTCGGAAATGATCCCCGGCACCGACATGTGGATCGGCACCGGCGTGTACATCGACAACGTGGAGAGCCAAAAGGCGACCATCCAGGAGCTCGACAAGGTCGTGCAGCAGAACGCGGCTGCTTCCGAGGAGATGTCCTCCACGAGCGAGGAGCTCTCCAGCCAGGCCGAGCAACTCCAGCAGACCATGACTTTTTTCAAGATCGGCGCCGAGCGTTCGGCGCGCGCCGCATGTCCAGCAAGACTGACGGCAACCCTGGCGGCCCCAAAGGCGAAACTACCCGCACGTCTCAATGCGGGCAAGACAAGGCATAAAAAGGTAACCTTGAGTCTGGACGACGCGTCGGACCTTGAGTTCGAACGCTTTTAA